A genomic stretch from Maniola hyperantus chromosome 22, iAphHyp1.2, whole genome shotgun sequence includes:
- the Dim1 gene encoding thioredoxin-like protein 4A has protein sequence MSYMLGHLHNGWQVDQAILSEEDRVVVIRFGHDWDPTCMKMDEVLYSIAEKVKNFAVIYLVDITEVPDFNKMYELYDPCTVMFFFRNKHIMIDLGTGNNNKINWPLEDKQEMIDIIETVYRGARKGRGLVVSPKDYSTKYRY, from the exons ATGAGTTACATGTTGGGGCATTTACACAATGGGTGGCAAGTGGACCAAGCCATATTATCCGAAGAGGATAGAGTTGTG GTTATAAGATTTGGCCACGATTGGGACCCAACCTGCATGAAGATGGATGAAGTGTTGTACAGTATTGCTGAAAAAGTGAAGAACTTTGCAGTCATCTACTTGGTGGACATTACAGAAGTtcctgattttaataaaat GTATGAACTGTACGACCCATGCACCGTGATGTTCTTCTTCCGTAACAAGCACATAATGATAGATCTGGGCACAGGCAACAACAACAAGATCAACTGGCCACTTGAGGACAAGCAGGAGATGATCGACATCATCGAGACGGTGTACCGAGGCGCTCGCAAGGGCAGGGGCCTGGTGGTGTCTCCCAAAGACTACTCTACCAAATACAGATATTGA